The genomic DNA GCTAACGGACATCAATTCAGGGGCATCGATGCTGCTTGGAGCGGTCCTCGACAGCACGCGTGCCGCCAGTATCCTGAAAAATCTGCATTCGCTTCACTTGAGGATGCGGCAGCACAGCGATAATGCGATGTTTCTTGCGGAAAAACTTCGGGAGCTTGGGCTCCGTGTCTATTATCCGGGGTTGCCCGATCATCCTCAGCACGAGCTGCTCACGCGGCTTATGAATCCGGGTTACGGCTATGGCGGAATGTTGGCGGTCGATGTCGGCACTTTGAAAGATGCTAACCAGCTAATGACACTAATGCAGCAGGAAAAGGTCGGCTATCTTGCCGTCAGTCTTGGCTATTTTAAGACTCTTTTTAGCGGTCCGGGCCACAGCACGTCGTCCGAGATACCGTTAGAAGAGCGAGAGGCAATGGGTCTGAGTGAAGGACTCGTACGGTTCTCAGTTGGTCTTGATAACGACATCCAACTATCGTTCGAACGCATTAAACGATGCCTTGCTGAAGTAGGCGTTATTTAGTAACAGTTCCAACTGGCGGTATTTGAGGTTTCGCAGCCTGATCTCTTTTTACGTTTGCGAAACTGATGTAAGATTGTGCTTTTCGCAAATTCAAATAAATTATGTCAGAAGTGATAGAAGAAGCAGTAACGACGCGTATCGAAAACGATTCGATGGGAAATATCAACGTGCCGACAACGGCATATTGGGGGGCTCAGACCCAGCGGTCACTCCACCATTTCGATATCGGATTCGATATCATGCCGCGTGAAGTGATCAGAGCTCTCGGGATATTGAAAAAGGCGGCGGCGATCGTCAATTTTGATCTTGGTAAACTGCCCGAGGAGAAAATGAATCTGATCGTTCGGGCGGCCGATGAGGTGATCGATGGTAAACTCGACGCTCACTTTCCATTGCGTGTTTGGCAGACGGGTTCGGGTACGCAGACGAACATGAATGCCAATGAGGTCATTTCAAACCGGGCGATCGAGATCGCGGGCGGCGAAATGGGCTCGAAAACCCCGGTTCACCCGAACGATGATGTCAACAAATCGCAATCATCCAACGATACGTTCCCGACAGCAATGTACATCGCTGCTGCGGAACGTGTGACGGCGCTGATCCCTCGGGTGCAGACTGTCAGTGATGCGATCAAAGCAAAGGCGCGCGAATTCGAGGGTGTCGTGAAGATCGGCCGAACGCATCTTCAGGACGCGACGCCGGTGACCGTCACACAGGAATTCAACGGCTGGGCGAACCTCGTCGACCGCGATATCGAGCGAATGAGAATGGTTCTGCCAGGACTGATGGATCTTGCGATCGGCGGCACGGCTGTCGGCACTGGACTCAACGCACATCCCGAATTTGCCGAAAGAGCGGCCGCAAAGATCGCCGAGTTAACCGGTCTGCCTTTTAAGTCGCATCCCGATAAATTTGCGGCACTTTCTGCTCATGACGAAGTGGTATTCGCCTCTGGAGCATTGAAAACACTTGCAGCAAGCCTGATGAAGATCGCTAATGACATTCGCTGGCTCGCTTCGGGACCGCGATGCGGCATTGGTGAACTTTCGCTGCCAGAAAATGAACCTGGAAGTTCGATCATGCCCGGGAAGGTCAATCCGACGCAGTCTGAGGCGATGACGATGGTCGCCGTGCAGGTCTTTGGCAACGATGCCGCTATCGGTTTTGCGGGATCGCAAGGGAATTTCGAGCTGAACGTATTTAAGCCCGTAATGATCCACAATTTCCTGCATTCGGTGCGGTTGATCCAGGACGCGTGTTACGGTTTCGTCGATTTCTGTATCAAGGGAATCGAATTGGATCGCGATCAGATCGACCATTACCTGCGAGACTCGTTGATGTTAGTGACCGCATTAAATCAGCATATCGGATACGACAACGCGTCAAAGATTGCAAAGAATGCACATAAAAAGGGCATCTCCTTAAGAGAATCTGCGGTTCAGTTGGAGCTATTGACGGGTGAGAAATTTGACGAACTCGTAGTAGCTGAAGACATGACGCACCCGTAAGAACGTCAAACTGAAAACGGTTACATAACGAGTGACGCCTGAAGCAGGATTCGTAAATCGCTTGCAATCATTGCGATTGGAGCTATCGATCCTAAAAAACCTCAGAACAACCCGAACCAATTATGTTAGTGAGTTTTGCTTGGCCAGTCTCCATCGGGTCGACAACTCAAGTTGTGTCAACCGTTATCCTCCAATAATAACTGTTGTTTCGCCTTTCGTTATGCTATTTGTCGGACCGAGAGCCTCGAGGATCGTGTCGCCCATTCGTGATGCCGGGAGGTTGTTTATCATCACCGTGGCGGAACCCGTGATGACAACGCCGGGTCCGTGGGGCGGAACGGGTGAGGGAACCGCGCATGTATGGATATCAGCTCCCGCAGACGCGCTTGTGATAGCACTCGACATCGAGGACAGTGCGGCTGCCTTTGCAGACTGTTCAGCGGCGACGGCCGCAGGAGCCCCAGGCGTCCCGGCTGCCGCGGCGGATGCCGCAACCGCGGTCTGAACAGCAGTATCGGCTGCGGCTTTTGCCGACTGCAACGCGGCCACCGCCCCAAGTGGAACTCCACGCCACGCGGCCGCAAATCCGATCGAAACGTCCGGACTGCCTGGTCCGACGCTAAGGTTCGGCGGCAACGGGTGAGCGGTGGTATCGACTAGAGCTCTAGCTGCTGGTCCGGTTGGCATATTATTTGTCTCCTAACTGATCGAAACACAAAAGACCTACATTGCATAAGGTATGAGTATATCTTTCTCTAAAACCGTTTCATCGATCTTGACCGATCCTGATGCGCTGACCGTCAGTTCAAATAGAACCAGATCCTGGCCAGAAATCGCATAGTAAT from Acidobacteriota bacterium includes the following:
- the fumC gene encoding class II fumarate hydratase, with product MSEVIEEAVTTRIENDSMGNINVPTTAYWGAQTQRSLHHFDIGFDIMPREVIRALGILKKAAAIVNFDLGKLPEEKMNLIVRAADEVIDGKLDAHFPLRVWQTGSGTQTNMNANEVISNRAIEIAGGEMGSKTPVHPNDDVNKSQSSNDTFPTAMYIAAAERVTALIPRVQTVSDAIKAKAREFEGVVKIGRTHLQDATPVTVTQEFNGWANLVDRDIERMRMVLPGLMDLAIGGTAVGTGLNAHPEFAERAAAKIAELTGLPFKSHPDKFAALSAHDEVVFASGALKTLAASLMKIANDIRWLASGPRCGIGELSLPENEPGSSIMPGKVNPTQSEAMTMVAVQVFGNDAAIGFAGSQGNFELNVFKPVMIHNFLHSVRLIQDACYGFVDFCIKGIELDRDQIDHYLRDSLMLVTALNQHIGYDNASKIAKNAHKKGISLRESAVQLELLTGEKFDELVVAEDMTHP
- a CDS encoding PAAR domain-containing protein, which encodes MPTGPAARALVDTTAHPLPPNLSVGPGSPDVSIGFAAAWRGVPLGAVAALQSAKAAADTAVQTAVAASAAAAGTPGAPAAVAAEQSAKAAALSSMSSAITSASAGADIHTCAVPSPVPPHGPGVVITGSATVMINNLPASRMGDTILEALGPTNSITKGETTVIIGG